In a genomic window of Seriola aureovittata isolate HTS-2021-v1 ecotype China chromosome 11, ASM2101889v1, whole genome shotgun sequence:
- the LOC130177735 gene encoding thrombospondin-type laminin G domain and EAR repeat-containing protein-like — MLTCRSLLLTWVLLATRIRSQRPCTDLLPLDLLSRALPRPGQAPPTKVQMVQSRGSRGLRLAGAVTTALSFPASQIFTNCDYFPAEFSLVATIKIPRLRWKKNEYIFSVVEDRSESLLLGLRVSENRLHFLTTPPGAGGRSRLSFMDVGLDDNRWHTMVLAITGPYATLTVDCGLPLELKQVQPFPSTLNTSGARFFIGSRRRWRGRFSGLLRQLVLLPGSDATPRLCPSSEPSLAELSVPRVLKSTPLQPDHHGPVYPYEAEARVTLGNPPPCSRAEQGQLWFNAQRKGLFICDGLMWRTLLQNKERLDYIENYQDLYTSSETFDVEVFSIPCEGLFLAAANRDSVSGSGIYKWRNETFQLYQNISTQEARAWKHFTIDDKIFLVVANSREAEPELSVIYSWNPQWRRFLRYQTLETHGALDWEAFQIHNHSFLVVANHRRAKDSNHNIHSVIYRWNQDTKMFEVNQTLSTSGAYDWEFFTVGPYHFLVVANTFDGQTTSISSTVYIWLDGRFQTFQNIPTVGATDWEAFQIGDRFFLAVANSQRVSDRGPSPYSINSTVYELSTLTQTFIRFQDILTHSAVDWEFFTIGDEKFLVVANSYDGTSYSLNSVVYRWQGYEGFVPVHSLPTFGCRDWEHFSTDEGSFLIYSSATSRLSKVFRLKTY; from the exons ATGTTGACGTGTCGCTCCCTGCTTCTCACCTGGGTGCTGCTTGCCACCAGAATCCGAAGCCAAAGACCCTGCACAG ACCTGCTGCCTCTTGACCTGCTGTCCAGAGCCCTGCCCCGACCAGGACAAGCCCCGCCCACGAAG GTGCAGATGGTTCAGTCCAGAGGGTCCAGAGGTCTCCGATTGGCTGGTGCCGTGACGACAGCTCTGAGTTTCCCCGCCTCACAAATCTTCACCAACTGTGATTACTTCCCTGCTGAGTTCTCATTGGTGGCCACCATCAAGATCCCGAGACTGAGATGGAAG AAGAATGAGTACATCTTCTCCGTGGTGGAGGACCGGTCTGAATCGCTGTTGCTGGGGTTACGTGTCTCTGAGAACCGCCTCCACTTCTTGACCACGCCTCCTGGTGCTGGTGGGCGGAGCCGGCTGAGCTTTATGGATGTGGGACTGGACGATAACCGCTGGCACACTATGGTGCTGGCCATCACCGGACCATATGCCACACTGACCGTCGACTGTGGCCTTCCTCTGGAGCT TAAACAGGTCCAGCCCTTCCCCAGCACTCTGAACACCAGTGGGGCCCGGTTCTTCATcggcagcaggaggaggtggaggggccGTTTCTCA ggtTTACTTCGTCAGCTGGTTCTACTTCCTGGCTCCGATGCCACGCCCAGACTGTGTCCGTCCTCTGAGCCCAGTCTGGCCGAGCTGTCTGTCCCCCGGGTCCTAAAGTCCACTCCACTCCAGCCGGACCACCACGGACCAGTTTACCCATAcg AGGCAGAAGCCAGAGTGACTCTGGGAAATCCTCCTCCATGTTCAAGAGCAGAACAGGGCCAGCTGTGGTTCAACGCTCAGAGGAAAGGCCTGTTCATCTGTGACGGACTCATGTGGAGGACGCTGCTGCAGA ACAAGGAGCGTCTGGATTACATAGAGAACTACCAGGACCTGTACACCAGCTCAGAAACCTTTGACGTCGAGGTCTTCTCCATCCCTTGTGAAGGCTTGTTCTTGGCTGCAGCCAACAG GGACTCTGTGTCCGGTTCAGGTATCTATAAATGGAGAAACGAGACGTTCCAGCTGTACCAGAACATCAGCACTCAGGAGGCTCGAGCCTGGAAACACTTCACCATTGATGACAAG ATTTTCCTGGTGGTGGCGAACTCCAGGGAGGCGGAGCCTGAGCTGTCCGTCATCTATAGCTGGAATCCGCAGTGGCGACGTTTCCTTCGTTATCAGACTCTGGAGACTCATGGCGCTCTGGACTGGGAGGCCTTCCAAATCCACAACCACAGCTTCCTGGTTGTAGCCAATCACAGACGAG CCAAAGACTccaaccacaacatccacagtGTGATCTACAGGTGGAACCAGGACACTAAG ATGTTCGAGGTGAACCAGACTCTGTCCACGTCTGGCGCATATGACTGGGAGTTCTTCACCGTCGGACCGTACCACTTCCTGGTGGTTGCCAACACCTTCGACGGTCAGACCACCAGCATCAGCTCCACCGTCTACATTTGGTTGGACGGACGTTTCCAGACCTTCCAGAACATCCCG ACTGTAGGAGCGACTGATTGGGAGGCGTTTCAGATCGGCGACAGGTTTTTCCTTGCTGTTGCCAACAGTCAGAGGGTCTCAGACCGCGGCCCAAGTCCCTACAGCATCAACTCCACCGTGTATGAGCTGAGTACGCTCACACAAACCTTCATCCGCTTCCAGGACATCCTCACACACAG TGCGGTGGACTGGGAGTTCTTCACCATTGGAGACGAGAAGTTCTTGGTGGTGGCCAACTCTTATGACGGCACCTCGTACTCTCTGAACAGCGTGGTCTACAG GTGGCAGGGCTACGAGGGTTTTGTCCCAGTCCACAGTCTGCCGACGTTCGGCTGCAGAGACTGGGAACACTTCAGCACTGATGAAGGCTCCTTCCTCATCTACTCCAGCGCCACCTCCAGGCTCAGCAAGGTCTTTAGACTCAAGACCTACTGA